One Parcubacteria group bacterium genomic window carries:
- a CDS encoding 50S ribosomal protein L25, which yields MTTLELKSKKREVFGKKVKALRRMGQIPAVVYGGKGSSLPISINSDEFNKVFKAAGETTIIKIFIAAPEGGEPRQGRDGAGFKNVLIYDTARDAINGSIRHVDFYEVKMDEKIIKKVPIVFVSSAPAVVDLGGVLIKSMQELEIRALPADLPHDISVDISVLKTFDDNILVGDIKLPNNVETLENADTSVAVVAAPRSDAEIEALSSEVEEKVEEVKVETEETAKEREKEKTAEPIV from the coding sequence ATGACAACATTAGAACTAAAAAGTAAAAAAAGGGAAGTCTTTGGTAAAAAAGTAAAAGCCTTAAGAAGAATGGGCCAAATTCCGGCTGTGGTTTACGGCGGGAAAGGTTCTAGTTTGCCAATTTCAATTAACTCTGATGAATTTAACAAGGTTTTTAAAGCTGCCGGAGAAACAACCATCATTAAAATATTTATTGCCGCCCCCGAAGGGGGCGAGCCTCGCCAAGGGCGGGACGGTGCAGGTTTTAAGAATGTTTTGATATACGATACTGCTCGCGATGCGATTAATGGCAGTATCCGGCATGTTGATTTTTATGAAGTAAAAATGGACGAAAAGATAATCAAGAAAGTGCCGATTGTTTTTGTTAGTTCTGCGCCCGCCGTTGTTGATTTGGGCGGCGTTTTGATTAAATCAATGCAGGAACTTGAAATTAGGGCCTTACCCGCCGATTTACCACATGATATATCGGTAGATATTTCAGTTCTTAAGACGTTTGATGATAATATACTAGTTGGAGATATTAAACTGCCAAATAATGTTGAAACACTTGAAAATGCCGACACTTCAGTTGCTGTTGTCGCGGCGCCAAGATCGGATGCCGAAATCGAGGCCCTGTCTTCCGAGGTTGAAGAAAAGGTTGAAGAAGTAAAAGTTGAAACCGAAGAAACGGCGAAAGAACGAGAAAAAGAAAAAACGGCAGAACCGATAGTATAA
- a CDS encoding lytic murein transglycosylase, translating into MAKKIGLLLFLFSLTWYIITPNGVFADERDDKIKQLEASIDGYNQEIQKKQNEAQSLSTQISIFELQIKQAQAEIDATNLVIKKLDSAISQKESSIAQKEREIKQQNILLAQYLRQIARSDGGSLFGFLLKNGKFSDFFNDINSLSNVQSQIHGALEKIKELKEKLEKEKDDLEEDRVEQEQLKRIQARQKTEMENSKKQKQKLLDQTKGQEKTYQQLIAKARADIETIKNQPYNLAMGFKMTFEEALSHAMKASQHTGVRPAFLMAIVKIESDWGGNVGKGTWRTDMHPRDFNAFAAITSALGLNPDSTPVSKKPAYGWGGAMGPAQFIPTTWILYEAAVAKLTGHNPPSPWNLEDAFTASGLLLSESGANKQTYAAETKAAKIYIAGGRWNTSLTARIYSNNVMATATKIQKDIDILNNNK; encoded by the coding sequence ATGGCAAAAAAAATAGGACTTTTGTTATTTTTGTTTTCCTTAACGTGGTACATTATCACGCCTAATGGTGTTTTTGCCGACGAACGGGACGATAAAATAAAACAGCTTGAAGCGTCAATAGATGGGTATAATCAGGAAATACAAAAAAAACAAAACGAAGCCCAAAGTTTGTCCACTCAAATTTCAATTTTTGAATTACAGATAAAACAGGCTCAAGCGGAGATAGATGCTACTAATCTGGTGATTAAAAAGCTTGATTCTGCTATTAGTCAAAAAGAATCAAGTATAGCGCAAAAAGAGCGGGAAATAAAACAACAAAATATTCTTCTGGCTCAATATTTGCGTCAAATAGCAAGAAGCGACGGCGGTTCACTTTTTGGTTTTTTGCTTAAAAACGGAAAATTTTCGGACTTTTTTAATGATATTAATTCTTTAAGTAACGTTCAAAGCCAAATTCACGGAGCGCTTGAAAAAATTAAGGAGTTAAAAGAAAAACTGGAAAAAGAAAAAGATGATTTAGAGGAAGACAGGGTCGAACAGGAACAGCTTAAGCGGATTCAGGCAAGGCAAAAAACTGAAATGGAAAATTCCAAAAAGCAAAAGCAAAAGCTTCTTGATCAAACTAAGGGACAGGAAAAAACCTACCAACAACTTATAGCTAAGGCGCGCGCTGATATTGAAACGATAAAAAATCAGCCATACAATCTTGCCATGGGCTTCAAAATGACTTTTGAAGAAGCCTTAAGTCATGCCATGAAGGCATCGCAACATACCGGAGTTCGTCCCGCATTTCTTATGGCGATTGTAAAAATTGAGTCGGATTGGGGCGGTAATGTCGGCAAGGGTACTTGGCGAACCGATATGCATCCCCGTGATTTTAACGCCTTTGCTGCGATAACCAGCGCTTTAGGATTAAACCCAGATTCAACGCCAGTTTCTAAAAAACCAGCCTACGGCTGGGGCGGTGCTATGGGACCGGCGCAGTTTATACCGACAACATGGATTTTATATGAAGCAGCGGTTGCTAAGCTAACGGGTCATAATCCACCGTCGCCATGGAATCTTGAAGATGCTTTTACCGCTTCCGGACTTTTGTTATCTGAATCTGGGGCGAATAAGCAAACTTACGCGGCAGAAACCAAAGCGGCGAAGATTTATATCGCCGGCGGCCGCTGGAATACTTCGCTAACGGCAAGAATTTATTCTAACAACGTTATGGCTACGGCAACCAAAATTCAAAAAGATATTGATATTTTAAATAATAATAAATAA